A stretch of the Halomonas sp. CH40 genome encodes the following:
- a CDS encoding DNA translocase FtsK 4TM domain-containing protein gives MNVKKTVNRQKSQGSGESRKASPERVNVAKAKAKAGARHVGVRLQGVAREAVVIVLLALCVFLLLAMFSYHAGDPGWSYRGPETEVANWMGALGAWLADVMYSLLGSSALWFPGVLGFAAWWLMRSRQVTFELDMLALAVRVAGFVMLLLGTTLLGALHFYSPDSMLPYGAGGILGEGLVATLIPILSHSGVGLVAAALILGGFPILTRVSWLDLTDEVGFQACRLGRWVRQLLGGLDEKRREHQAKRRPHLSDYDEEPETPYTYKQSTTDDPAPAKASSAHREPHVSWGTAAAGASAAGGAWAATRLTASRHAESDLSAEKSPTPTTSEDYPPFSAVDRPVESPLDSDRDSDVDDVDNKAAESAPEQPLSAIHPAASAPREEVPAKTHGRIEPRLSPEAESEPMPEPELETTPESTSASEPEPPSEPEPREAVEKASEQPVPERRVPEIVPEPVLDDEPEWPPGLESAFAAKPQADAPPKMDEPQKMDEPAQVAPSPTVEAPVSSSAPAVGPADDETLTLWTVEHLQNQRPVLEGMPEPDGDVPSLRLLTPPEPQKPNYSEQQLADMAELLEIRLKEYGVRAEVVDTWPGPVITRFEIKPAAGVKVSKITNLAKDLARSLMVKSVRVVEVIPGRPTVGIEIPNPNRAMIRLREVVDSDLYQQETSPLTMALGQDIGGGPVVANLGKMPHLLVAGTTGSGKSVGVNAMLVSMLLKATPDELRLIMVDPKMLELSVYDGIPHLLAPVVTDMKEAANSLRWCVAEMERRYKLMAAMGVRNIAGFNSRLDEADRAGAQVADPLWEPQPWEMHQAPPVLEKLPYIVVVIDEFADMFMIVGKKVEELIARLAQKARAAGIHLILATQRPSVDVVTGLIKANIPSRMAFQVSSRIDSRTILDQGGAESLLGHGDMLYLPAGSGPPNRVHGAFVDDDEVHRVVEDWKRRGEPEYIEEILTGGVSADALTGLEAEGADGDDAEQDALYDEAVQFVTETRKASISAVQRRFKIGYNRAARLVDAMESAGVVSSMGTNGQREVLANPPSGH, from the coding sequence TTGAACGTGAAAAAGACTGTTAACAGGCAAAAATCGCAGGGCTCAGGCGAATCCCGTAAAGCATCGCCTGAGCGCGTCAATGTGGCCAAGGCCAAAGCAAAGGCAGGGGCCAGGCATGTCGGTGTTCGCCTGCAGGGCGTGGCGCGTGAGGCTGTGGTCATTGTGCTGCTGGCACTTTGTGTATTTTTACTTCTGGCGATGTTCAGCTACCACGCTGGCGACCCCGGCTGGTCTTATCGCGGCCCCGAAACTGAGGTTGCTAACTGGATGGGCGCCTTGGGTGCCTGGCTGGCGGATGTCATGTATTCATTGCTGGGAAGCAGTGCGCTGTGGTTTCCAGGGGTGTTGGGCTTTGCTGCCTGGTGGTTGATGCGTTCGCGTCAGGTCACCTTTGAGCTGGATATGCTGGCGCTAGCCGTGCGCGTCGCCGGTTTTGTCATGTTGCTGCTGGGTACCACTCTGCTGGGGGCGCTGCATTTCTACAGCCCGGATAGCATGCTGCCTTACGGCGCTGGCGGCATTCTCGGTGAAGGCCTGGTCGCCACTCTGATACCGATACTTAGCCATTCAGGCGTGGGTCTGGTGGCCGCGGCCCTGATACTGGGTGGTTTTCCGATTCTTACCAGGGTGTCGTGGCTCGACCTGACGGATGAAGTAGGGTTTCAGGCGTGCCGACTGGGGCGCTGGGTTCGTCAATTGCTGGGTGGTCTGGACGAAAAGCGTCGCGAGCATCAGGCCAAGCGCAGGCCGCATCTGAGTGACTACGACGAGGAGCCAGAAACGCCTTACACCTATAAGCAATCCACGACTGATGATCCTGCACCTGCCAAAGCATCCAGTGCGCACCGTGAGCCTCATGTATCCTGGGGAACAGCCGCTGCTGGTGCCAGTGCAGCCGGTGGTGCTTGGGCGGCCACACGCCTGACAGCCTCTCGGCATGCAGAGTCGGATCTTTCGGCTGAAAAATCGCCAACGCCAACCACCTCTGAAGACTACCCACCCTTCAGCGCCGTAGACCGTCCTGTTGAAAGCCCTCTCGACAGCGATAGGGATAGCGATGTAGACGACGTTGATAATAAAGCTGCTGAGAGTGCTCCAGAGCAGCCGCTGTCGGCCATTCATCCGGCTGCTTCTGCGCCTCGCGAGGAGGTGCCTGCTAAAACGCACGGGCGTATTGAACCGAGGCTCAGCCCCGAAGCTGAATCTGAACCAATGCCAGAGCCAGAGCTTGAGACAACGCCTGAATCAACGTCAGCTTCAGAGCCGGAACCACCCTCTGAGCCCGAGCCAAGGGAAGCGGTCGAAAAAGCCTCTGAACAGCCTGTGCCTGAAAGGCGTGTACCGGAAATTGTCCCGGAGCCGGTGCTGGACGACGAGCCTGAATGGCCGCCTGGGTTGGAATCGGCCTTTGCTGCTAAGCCGCAGGCGGATGCACCACCGAAAATGGATGAACCACAGAAAATGGATGAGCCCGCCCAAGTGGCGCCATCACCGACAGTGGAAGCCCCTGTCTCTTCATCAGCACCAGCCGTTGGCCCAGCGGACGATGAAACCCTAACGCTGTGGACGGTTGAGCATCTGCAAAATCAGCGGCCAGTGCTGGAAGGTATGCCGGAGCCTGATGGTGACGTGCCCAGCCTGCGCCTGCTGACGCCTCCCGAGCCGCAGAAACCCAACTACAGCGAACAGCAGTTGGCGGATATGGCGGAACTGCTGGAAATACGCCTGAAGGAGTATGGCGTCAGGGCTGAGGTCGTGGATACCTGGCCAGGGCCGGTGATTACCCGCTTTGAAATCAAGCCGGCCGCTGGGGTCAAGGTTTCCAAGATTACTAACCTGGCCAAGGATCTGGCGCGCTCGCTGATGGTGAAAAGTGTCCGTGTGGTGGAAGTGATTCCCGGTCGTCCGACCGTCGGCATTGAAATTCCCAACCCCAATCGCGCCATGATCCGCCTGCGCGAAGTGGTTGACTCTGATCTCTACCAGCAGGAAACCTCACCGTTGACCATGGCGCTGGGCCAAGATATCGGCGGTGGCCCCGTGGTGGCTAACCTGGGCAAGATGCCTCACCTGCTGGTGGCGGGTACAACGGGCTCAGGTAAGTCAGTGGGGGTCAATGCCATGCTGGTCTCGATGCTTTTAAAAGCGACACCGGACGAGCTGCGCCTGATCATGGTCGACCCCAAGATGCTTGAGCTATCCGTATATGACGGCATTCCGCACCTGCTGGCGCCGGTGGTCACCGATATGAAAGAAGCCGCCAACAGCCTGCGCTGGTGTGTGGCAGAAATGGAACGCCGCTACAAGCTGATGGCGGCGATGGGGGTGCGCAACATTGCTGGCTTCAATTCCCGCCTGGATGAAGCCGACAGGGCAGGTGCTCAGGTCGCCGACCCACTGTGGGAACCCCAGCCCTGGGAAATGCATCAGGCGCCCCCGGTGCTGGAAAAGCTGCCTTATATCGTGGTGGTGATAGATGAATTTGCCGACATGTTCATGATTGTGGGCAAGAAAGTTGAAGAGTTGATCGCCCGTCTGGCGCAGAAAGCCCGTGCCGCCGGTATTCATCTTATCCTGGCCACTCAGCGGCCCTCTGTGGACGTGGTGACCGGCCTGATCAAGGCCAATATCCCGTCGCGCATGGCGTTTCAGGTCTCCTCCAGGATTGATTCGCGGACGATACTGGATCAAGGCGGCGCTGAAAGCCTGCTGGGCCACGGTGATATGCTGTATCTGCCTGCAGGCTCGGGGCCTCCCAACCGCGTTCACGGCGCTTTTGTCGATGATGATGAGGTTCACCGCGTGGTGGAGGACTGGAAGCGGCGTGGAGAGCCTGAGTACATTGAGGAAATACTGACGGGCGGCGTGTCAGCAGATGCGCTGACAGGGCTTGAGGCGGAAGGTGCTGATGGTGACGATGCCGAGCAGGATGCCCTGTACGATGAAGCTGTCCAGTTTGTTACGGAAACCCGCAAAGCCTCGATCTCTGCCGTTCAGCGTCGGTTCAAGATTGGTTATAACCGGGCGGCGCGGCTGGTAGATGCCATGGAGAGTGCTGGCGTTGTGTCTTCCATGGGCACCAATGGCCAGCGTGAAGTGTTGGCAAATCCTCCCTCGGGTCATTGA
- a CDS encoding NUDIX domain-containing protein: MSIRATVACVIEQNGRFLMVEEQRGGPLTQFNQPAGHIEAGEGPMAAVLREVAEETAWRVRLTGYLGLYVFNTPAGLTFHSHGFIAEPTEFMNTALDPDIHATHWLSSEDIKRLGDQQRLRSPLVLARIAAAREKRIYPLGVIHEGPANQ; encoded by the coding sequence ATGAGCATTCGCGCCACTGTCGCCTGTGTGATCGAACAGAATGGCCGCTTTCTGATGGTCGAGGAACAACGTGGCGGCCCATTGACGCAGTTCAATCAACCCGCTGGCCATATTGAAGCGGGTGAAGGGCCGATGGCCGCCGTTTTGCGAGAAGTGGCCGAAGAAACCGCCTGGCGCGTGCGCTTGACGGGTTACCTGGGGCTTTACGTGTTCAATACGCCAGCAGGATTAACCTTTCATAGCCATGGGTTTATCGCCGAACCGACTGAATTCATGAACACCGCACTGGACCCGGACATTCACGCTACCCATTGGTTGAGCAGCGAAGACATCAAGCGTCTTGGCGACCAGCAGCGCTTGCGCAGCCCGCTGGTACTTGCGCGCATCGCCGCCGCCCGGGAAAAGCGCATCTACCCGTTAGGCGTGATCCATGAAGGCCCCGCAAATCAATAG
- the clpA gene encoding ATP-dependent Clp protease ATP-binding subunit ClpA, with product MLSKELELTLNTAFTVARSKRHEFMTVEHLLLALLDNASAVDVLKACGANLDKLRSDLQDFINSTTPLIPEGQSERETQPTLGFQRVLQRAVFHVQSSGKSEVTGANVLVAIFSEQESQAVYFLKQQSVARVDAVNYIAHGISKVAGHSSSPSPSPSEQEDGEEGSGEMASHPLTGYATNLNEEAKKGKIDPLIGRDHELERVVQILARRRKNNPLLVGEAGVGKTAIAEGLAKRIVEEDVPEVIGDAVVYALDMGALLAGTKYRGDFEKRLKGLLAELKKLPNAILFIDEIHTVIGAGAASGGVMDASNLLKPLLSSGELRCIGSTTFQEFRGIFEKDRALARRFQKVDVLAPSVDDTIKILKGLRSRFEEHHELKYTDAALEAAARLSDRYINDRFLPDKAIDIIDEAGAHQRMLPTEMRVDTIDVDQVEAVVASVARIPPKSVSSSDRKLLENLDRDLKMLVFGQNEAIDSLTAAIKLSRAGLKSPDKPVGSFLFAGPTGVGKTEVARQLAHIMGIELVRFDMSEYMERHTVSRLIGAPPGYVGYDQGGLLTEAITKQPHCVLLMDEIEKAHPEVFNLLLQVMDHGRLTDNNGREADFRHVIVIMTSNAGAEQASRRSIGFQTQDHSTDAMEVIRRTFSPEFRNRLDGIIQFSELATDVVRNVVDKFLIELQAQLDEKRVQLEVDEQARDWLAVQGYDPDMGARPMARLIQEKLKKPLAEMILFGELAEYGGIVHVSLENGELHLSTEPEMADAP from the coding sequence ATGCTGAGCAAAGAACTTGAACTGACCCTGAACACGGCTTTCACCGTGGCGCGTTCAAAACGCCACGAGTTTATGACCGTTGAACACCTTTTGCTTGCGCTTCTGGACAACGCGTCAGCGGTCGATGTGCTGAAAGCCTGCGGGGCCAACCTGGATAAACTGCGGTCTGATCTGCAGGACTTTATCAACTCAACCACGCCGTTAATCCCTGAAGGCCAGAGTGAGCGCGAAACCCAGCCTACTCTTGGCTTCCAGCGGGTGCTGCAGCGTGCTGTTTTCCACGTTCAGTCGTCCGGTAAAAGTGAAGTCACCGGCGCAAATGTGCTGGTAGCGATTTTTTCCGAGCAGGAAAGTCAGGCGGTCTACTTCCTGAAACAGCAAAGTGTTGCCCGTGTGGACGCGGTCAACTATATCGCCCACGGCATTTCCAAAGTGGCCGGGCACAGCAGCTCCCCGTCACCGTCACCATCAGAGCAGGAAGATGGCGAAGAGGGTAGCGGCGAGATGGCATCGCATCCGTTGACAGGCTATGCCACCAACCTCAACGAAGAAGCCAAAAAAGGCAAGATTGACCCCTTGATCGGGCGTGATCACGAGCTTGAGCGGGTCGTTCAGATTCTGGCCCGTCGGCGCAAGAATAACCCCCTGCTGGTCGGTGAAGCCGGTGTGGGCAAGACCGCCATTGCTGAAGGTCTGGCCAAACGCATCGTTGAAGAAGATGTTCCCGAGGTGATTGGCGATGCAGTGGTTTATGCGCTGGATATGGGCGCGCTGCTGGCAGGCACCAAATACCGCGGCGACTTTGAGAAGCGTCTCAAGGGTCTGTTGGCGGAACTGAAAAAGTTGCCTAACGCGATTCTGTTTATTGATGAGATTCATACGGTGATTGGTGCTGGCGCCGCGTCTGGTGGCGTTATGGATGCCTCTAACCTACTCAAGCCGCTGTTGTCATCAGGTGAGCTGCGCTGCATCGGCTCAACCACCTTCCAGGAATTCCGCGGCATCTTCGAGAAAGATCGCGCTCTGGCGCGTCGTTTCCAGAAAGTTGATGTGCTGGCGCCCTCCGTGGATGACACCATCAAGATTCTTAAAGGCCTGCGTTCGCGCTTTGAAGAGCACCACGAACTCAAGTACACCGATGCTGCATTGGAAGCCGCTGCGCGTTTGTCAGACCGCTATATCAATGACCGTTTCCTGCCGGACAAAGCAATCGATATCATTGATGAGGCAGGTGCCCATCAGCGTATGCTGCCTACTGAAATGCGCGTCGATACCATTGACGTGGATCAGGTGGAAGCTGTTGTGGCGTCGGTCGCCCGCATTCCGCCGAAGAGCGTTTCAAGCTCTGACCGCAAGCTGCTTGAAAACCTTGACCGTGACCTGAAAATGCTAGTGTTTGGCCAGAACGAAGCCATTGACAGCCTGACGGCGGCGATCAAGCTTTCCCGGGCCGGGCTGAAATCTCCCGACAAACCGGTGGGTAGCTTCCTGTTTGCCGGGCCAACCGGTGTCGGTAAAACCGAGGTGGCCAGGCAGCTGGCGCATATCATGGGGATTGAGCTGGTACGCTTTGATATGTCCGAGTACATGGAACGGCATACCGTTTCACGGCTTATCGGGGCGCCGCCAGGCTACGTTGGTTACGACCAGGGTGGTCTGCTGACCGAAGCGATCACCAAGCAGCCGCACTGTGTGCTGTTGATGGATGAAATCGAAAAAGCGCACCCTGAAGTCTTCAACCTGCTGCTGCAGGTGATGGATCACGGTCGCCTGACGGATAACAACGGTCGCGAGGCGGATTTCCGCCACGTTATTGTGATCATGACCTCCAACGCAGGCGCCGAGCAGGCTTCGCGCCGGTCAATTGGTTTCCAGACTCAGGATCACTCAACGGATGCCATGGAAGTCATTCGCCGCACCTTCTCACCGGAATTCCGCAACCGTCTGGACGGTATTATCCAGTTTAGCGAGCTGGCAACCGATGTGGTGCGTAACGTGGTCGATAAGTTCCTGATCGAACTGCAGGCTCAGCTGGATGAAAAACGCGTTCAGCTTGAAGTGGATGAGCAAGCGCGGGATTGGCTGGCCGTTCAGGGCTATGACCCCGATATGGGGGCTCGCCCAATGGCGCGTCTGATTCAGGAAAAACTGAAAAAGCCGTTGGCTGAAATGATCCTGTTTGGTGAGCTGGCAGAGTACGGCGGCATCGTGCATGTCAGCCTTGAAAACGGTGAGCTGCATCTGTCCACCGAACCTGAAATGGCTGATGCGCCCTGA
- a CDS encoding pseudouridine synthase, with product MSTLYLLHKPYRMLSQFTDKQGRATLANVIDVPGVYAAGRLDYDSEGLLLLSDDGSLIHRIAHPRHKQPKTYWVQVEGQIDDTALSALAKGIELKDGLTQPAKARRIEPPTIAPRDPMIDPKRHPETSWLELTITEGRNRQVRRMTAHVGFPTLRLIRAAIGPWRLDNLRPGEWRKETLHAPANKARRPTKARTRKKS from the coding sequence ATGAGCACCTTATATTTACTGCATAAGCCCTATCGTATGCTATCGCAGTTTACCGACAAACAAGGCCGCGCCACATTAGCCAATGTTATAGATGTTCCCGGCGTTTACGCAGCAGGACGGCTGGATTACGACTCGGAAGGCCTGCTGCTGTTAAGCGATGACGGCAGCCTTATCCACCGTATTGCTCACCCACGCCATAAGCAGCCCAAAACCTACTGGGTGCAGGTAGAAGGCCAAATTGATGACACAGCCCTAAGCGCTTTGGCCAAGGGCATAGAACTAAAGGATGGCCTTACTCAACCGGCCAAGGCGCGGCGCATTGAGCCACCCACCATTGCCCCACGCGACCCCATGATTGACCCCAAACGCCACCCAGAGACCAGCTGGTTGGAACTGACCATTACCGAGGGCCGCAACCGCCAGGTCCGCCGCATGACCGCTCACGTTGGCTTTCCGACCCTGCGCCTGATTCGCGCCGCAATTGGCCCGTGGCGGCTTGATAACCTCAGGCCAGGTGAATGGCGCAAAGAAACCCTTCACGCGCCCGCCAACAAGGCGCGCCGCCCGACCAAGGCCCGCACAAGGAAAAAATCATGA
- the clpS gene encoding ATP-dependent Clp protease adapter ClpS translates to MTRPSQPDEDGDLAVKPAEPELAKPPMYKVVLHNDDYTPMEFVIEVLQSFFDLDHERAIQVMLAVHTQGKATCGVFTRDIAETKSYQVNEYARECEHPLMSDIEAAD, encoded by the coding sequence ATGACACGCCCATCTCAGCCTGATGAAGATGGCGACCTGGCCGTAAAGCCTGCCGAGCCCGAGCTGGCAAAACCGCCGATGTACAAGGTTGTGCTGCATAATGACGATTACACCCCTATGGAGTTCGTCATTGAAGTCTTGCAGAGTTTTTTCGACCTTGATCATGAAAGAGCCATTCAGGTGATGTTGGCCGTGCACACCCAGGGAAAGGCGACCTGTGGTGTTTTTACCCGCGACATTGCCGAGACCAAAAGCTATCAGGTTAATGAATATGCTCGTGAATGTGAGCATCCGTTAATGAGCGATATAGAGGCGGCGGACTGA
- the aat gene encoding leucyl/phenylalanyl-tRNA--protein transferase produces MLPWLDSATPYFPDVSTALNTPDGLLAAGGALTPDWLVSAYRQGIFPWFSDGDPILWWSPDPRMVLYPENFRQRRSLTKRLRNGGFTVTLDQCFERVMLACAAPRQDEGGTWITDDMLTAYAHLHQAGIAHSIEVHRDNALVGGLYGLAMGPVFFGESMFSRQADASKVALAYLAAAMRQGGGTLIDCQMHTAHLAHMGAETVSRTSFIKYLGLCLPQRDFQPSSGLEEAPTVPPSRWLEALAAPDNQGLIETAH; encoded by the coding sequence ATGCTGCCTTGGCTGGACAGCGCAACACCATATTTTCCCGATGTATCCACGGCACTCAACACCCCTGACGGCCTGCTGGCGGCGGGGGGCGCACTAACACCTGACTGGCTGGTCAGCGCCTATCGCCAGGGAATCTTCCCCTGGTTTAGCGATGGCGATCCTATCCTGTGGTGGAGCCCAGACCCGAGAATGGTGCTCTACCCTGAAAACTTCAGGCAAAGGCGCAGCCTCACCAAACGCCTGCGCAATGGCGGTTTCACGGTCACATTGGATCAATGCTTTGAAAGGGTCATGCTGGCCTGCGCCGCGCCGCGCCAGGATGAAGGCGGCACCTGGATTACTGATGACATGCTCACCGCCTATGCGCATCTGCATCAGGCTGGCATTGCTCACAGCATTGAAGTGCACCGCGACAACGCGCTGGTGGGCGGGCTTTACGGCCTTGCCATGGGGCCAGTATTTTTTGGCGAATCGATGTTTTCACGTCAGGCCGATGCGTCCAAGGTAGCCCTTGCCTATCTGGCAGCCGCCATGCGTCAGGGCGGTGGAACACTGATTGACTGCCAGATGCATACGGCTCACCTTGCCCATATGGGCGCTGAAACCGTTTCACGCACAAGCTTCATCAAGTATCTTGGGCTATGCTTACCCCAGAGAGATTTCCAGCCATCTTCCGGATTGGAGGAAGCGCCCACAGTTCCCCCTTCAAGATGGCTTGAAGCCCTCGCGGCACCGGACAATCAAGGCCTGATAGAGACCGCACACTGA
- a CDS encoding arginyltransferase, whose translation MSSNTPRRPVRDLRFFLTVPHDCSYLPGREATTLFLDPQEAPLPGVYDSLSLLGFRRSGRHLYRPHCEGCNACRSVRIPVERFEPNRTQRKLLRRNADIQTRVVNACFNSRHYALYADYICQRHADGDMYPPSHEQYRTFLTLNEPYAFLLEFTLNETLVAVAAFDQLEHGISAIYTFFATDAAFEKRSLGTFAILKLIEMARTQGLPHLYLGYWIEECRKMNYKQHFSPVEVLSGRHWQPLIT comes from the coding sequence GTGAGCAGCAACACGCCACGTCGACCCGTGAGGGATTTGCGCTTCTTTTTAACAGTGCCACATGACTGCAGCTATCTGCCTGGACGCGAGGCCACCACCCTCTTTCTGGACCCCCAGGAAGCCCCGCTGCCCGGCGTTTATGATTCCCTGTCACTGCTGGGCTTTCGACGCAGCGGACGTCACTTGTACCGCCCACACTGCGAAGGATGCAATGCCTGCCGCTCAGTGCGTATTCCGGTGGAGCGCTTTGAGCCCAACCGCACCCAGCGCAAACTGCTGCGCCGCAATGCCGACATTCAGACCCGAGTCGTCAACGCCTGCTTCAACAGCCGCCATTACGCCCTGTATGCGGACTACATCTGCCAACGTCATGCCGACGGCGATATGTATCCTCCCAGCCACGAGCAGTACCGTACCTTCCTGACGCTCAATGAACCCTATGCCTTCCTGCTGGAGTTCACCCTCAACGAGACTCTGGTAGCCGTGGCTGCTTTTGACCAACTGGAGCACGGCATTTCAGCGATATACACCTTTTTTGCGACAGACGCAGCATTTGAAAAACGTTCGCTGGGCACGTTTGCCATTTTGAAACTGATTGAAATGGCAAGAACGCAGGGGTTACCTCACCTTTATCTTGGTTACTGGATTGAAGAATGCCGCAAAATGAACTATAAGCAGCATTTCTCGCCGGTAGAAGTGCTTAGCGGCCGTCATTGGCAGCCCCTGATCACCTGA
- a CDS encoding NADP-dependent isocitrate dehydrogenase — MPTTPKIIYTLTDEAPALATYSFLPIIDAFTDAAGIEVETRDISLAARVLSLFPDYLTEEQRIDDHLAELGALAKVPEANIIKLPNISASMPQLRAVIKELQEQGYKLPEYPDEPATDEEKDVRARYDKVKGSAVNPVLREGNSDRRAPKAVKQYARKYPHSMGEWSQASRTHVSHMHSGDFYHGEKSMTLDRARNVKMELITESGETLVLKPKVALQEGEVIDSMFMSKKALLDFYEREIEDARKTGVMFSLHVKATMMKVSHPIVFGHCVKIFYKEAFEKHGELFEELGVDVNNGIANLYDKINTLPESQRDEIIRDLHACHDERPELAMVDSARGITNFHSPSDVIVDASMPAMIRAGGKMYGADGRLKDVKAVMPESTFARIYQEMINFCKWHGAFDPATMGTVPNVGLMAQKAEEYGSHDKTFEAPAAGTANITDLDTGEVLLSQTVEEGDIWRMCQVKDAPIRDWVKLTVDRCRDSGMPAVFWLDPYRPHENELIKKVRTYLKDHDTEGLDIQIMSQVRAMRYTLERVIRGQDTISVTGNILRDYLTDLFPILELGTSAKMLSIVPLMNGGGLFETGAGGSAPKHVQQLLEENHLRWDSLGEFLALVASLEHLAKRFDNDRAKLLANALDEATGQFLESNKSPSRKVGELDNRGSHFYLALYWAEALAAQDEDADMKALFARLAETLKANEETIVAELNGVQGQPVDLKGYYHPNGELANQVMRPSKTLNEALAMVANG; from the coding sequence ATGCCTACAACGCCGAAGATCATTTATACGCTCACCGATGAAGCACCCGCGCTCGCGACCTATTCCTTTCTCCCGATTATTGATGCCTTCACGGACGCTGCGGGTATTGAAGTGGAAACCCGGGATATTTCCCTGGCGGCCCGTGTTCTTTCTTTGTTCCCCGACTATCTGACCGAAGAGCAGCGCATTGACGACCACCTGGCTGAGCTGGGTGCTCTGGCCAAGGTGCCGGAAGCCAACATTATCAAGCTGCCGAATATCAGCGCTTCCATGCCGCAGCTGCGCGCGGTGATCAAGGAGCTGCAGGAGCAGGGCTACAAACTGCCCGAGTACCCGGACGAGCCAGCCACCGACGAAGAAAAGGATGTCAGGGCGCGTTACGACAAGGTCAAAGGCAGTGCGGTCAACCCGGTGCTGCGTGAAGGCAACTCCGATCGCCGTGCCCCCAAGGCGGTCAAACAGTACGCGCGCAAGTACCCGCACTCCATGGGTGAATGGAGCCAGGCATCGCGTACTCACGTATCGCACATGCACAGCGGTGATTTCTATCACGGCGAGAAGTCGATGACCCTGGATCGCGCTCGCAATGTCAAGATGGAGCTGATCACTGAAAGCGGCGAAACTCTGGTGCTCAAGCCCAAGGTTGCGCTTCAGGAAGGCGAAGTCATCGACAGCATGTTCATGAGCAAGAAGGCGCTGTTGGATTTCTACGAGCGTGAAATTGAAGATGCCCGTAAAACCGGTGTGATGTTCTCCCTTCACGTCAAGGCCACTATGATGAAGGTCTCGCACCCCATCGTGTTCGGCCACTGCGTCAAGATCTTCTACAAGGAAGCGTTTGAAAAGCACGGTGAGCTGTTTGAAGAGCTGGGCGTTGACGTTAATAACGGCATCGCTAACCTCTACGATAAGATCAACACCCTGCCCGAGAGCCAGCGCGACGAGATTATCCGTGACCTGCACGCCTGCCATGACGAGCGTCCTGAACTGGCGATGGTGGATTCAGCGCGCGGTATTACCAACTTCCATTCGCCCAGCGATGTGATCGTTGATGCCTCCATGCCGGCGATGATTCGTGCTGGCGGCAAGATGTACGGGGCTGATGGTCGACTCAAGGACGTCAAGGCGGTGATGCCCGAGTCCACTTTTGCGCGTATCTACCAGGAAATGATCAACTTCTGTAAGTGGCACGGCGCCTTTGATCCGGCCACCATGGGCACGGTTCCCAACGTCGGCCTGATGGCACAGAAAGCGGAAGAGTACGGTTCCCACGACAAGACTTTCGAGGCGCCGGCAGCGGGTACCGCCAATATTACTGACCTTGATACCGGTGAAGTGCTGCTGTCCCAGACCGTCGAGGAAGGTGATATCTGGCGCATGTGTCAGGTCAAGGATGCGCCGATTCGCGACTGGGTCAAGCTGACCGTTGACCGCTGCCGGGATTCCGGTATGCCGGCGGTATTCTGGCTCGACCCTTATCGTCCCCATGAGAACGAGCTGATCAAGAAGGTCAGAACCTACCTCAAGGATCACGATACTGAAGGGCTCGACATTCAGATCATGTCCCAGGTACGCGCCATGCGCTATACCCTGGAGCGGGTGATTCGCGGCCAGGATACCATTTCCGTCACCGGCAACATCCTGCGCGACTACCTGACCGACCTGTTCCCGATCCTGGAGCTGGGTACCAGTGCCAAAATGCTGTCCATCGTGCCCCTGATGAATGGTGGCGGCCTGTTTGAAACCGGTGCTGGTGGTTCTGCGCCCAAGCACGTACAGCAGCTGTTGGAAGAAAACCACTTGCGCTGGGACAGCCTGGGTGAATTCCTGGCGCTGGTTGCTTCTCTGGAGCACCTTGCCAAGCGTTTTGATAACGACCGTGCCAAGCTGTTGGCCAATGCGCTGGATGAAGCAACTGGCCAGTTCCTGGAAAGCAATAAATCGCCTTCACGCAAGGTAGGTGAGCTTGATAACCGTGGCAGCCACTTCTATCTGGCGCTTTACTGGGCAGAAGCCCTGGCGGCTCAGGATGAAGACGCGGATATGAAAGCCCTGTTCGCTCGCCTGGCGGAAACGCTGAAAGCCAATGAAGAGACCATTGTTGCAGAGCTTAATGGTGTTCAGGGGCAACCGGTTGATCTTAAAGGCTATTATCACCCGAACGGTGAGCTGGCCAATCAGGTCATGCGCCCGAGCAAAACGCTCAACGAAGCACTTGCCATGGTTGCAAACGGCTAA
- the infA gene encoding translation initiation factor IF-1, with amino-acid sequence MAREDHIEMDGVIVDTLPNTMFRVELENGHVVTAHISGKMRKNYIRILTGDKVKVELTPYDLSKGRIVYRSR; translated from the coding sequence ATGGCACGCGAAGACCATATTGAAATGGATGGTGTCATCGTTGACACCCTACCTAATACCATGTTCCGTGTTGAACTGGAAAACGGCCACGTGGTCACTGCCCACATCTCTGGCAAAATGCGTAAGAACTATATTCGTATTCTGACCGGCGACAAGGTCAAGGTTGAATTGACCCCGTATGACCTTTCCAAGGGACGGATCGTCTACCGTTCGCGCTGA